tccactaactcattcttactcacattttattataaaactaatactttaaaagtaggatccacattctaccaactttttcaactcactttctattacaattcttaaaacctgtgcccggtcaaagtgacccaaattatccgggacggagaaGTAGTTGCAACAATTATATcccaataaaagaaaatatcctTCATTTCTAggcaacaaatattaaaacataaaatatgcgACGAATTTGCCACTTGATTAGTACTATAGTAAGTAACAAAAGCTGAAAGAGAGGTATGAGTTTCCAATGTTTTCCAGATTCATTAAAGTCTAAAACATCATCACCACTTCGCTTAATGTCTAAAAAGTCACCATCAAGAAAACATCATCGCACCAAATTCCATTATTACCAGCCAACTTATTGGCACTGGTAAAACAAGTTATTTTGGGTACAGAATGTCATAGTGACCGGGCCGGTACAGCAAGGTAAAGAACGGTTCAAGAGCAACGACACCACCGGTATTAGCATCAGTGACCTTGTGTGCAGCAGGAGTGAAGTTGTGATGGTTCACGCTCACGCTACCTTTATCATCACGACTGCAATCAAGATAGACTATGCCGATTGGCACATCTGACAATGCGGTCATGTGGACATGATCACCGATGATTTGCACAACTGCACCAAATGAGGAATATAAGCAATAAGAGATGTAGCTCAAAAACTAGACGGTTTAGAGAGATGCACAAACAAAATACCAATATCCTTTGTGAAGCCTATTTCAATGTACTAAAACAGTTGAACTACTGTAGGGATCGAATTCTGTGTTTATTTACTTGTGTTTGTATCATACAATGGTCATACATTTATAGGCTAGAAATATTCTCATATGGAATACTAATTTCTTCCTAATTTACAGGGATTGCGTAAGATCAATTAGGGATCAATCCCATTATTGCTAGAATATCTTCCATGATTCTCGGAATATCTTCCAACACTtcccctcaagttaagtaacGGGGTTGCCAATACTTAACTTGCTCAATACCTCTCTAAACGACTTCTAGTTAACAGACTTAGTCAATATATCCGCCAATTGATCTTCCGATTTGACGTAAGGAAACTCGACAATCTTAGCTTCAAGATTCTCCTTTATGAAGTGTCGATCCACCTCCACATACTTAGTTCTGTCATATTGCACTGGGTTTTTTGAGATGCTAATCGCAGCCTTATTATCACAAAACAATCTACAAGGTTGCGATGACTGAAGTTCGAGCTCTGTCATGAGTCTCTTCAACCACAATATCTCTGTGAGACCACTCTTGATCCCTCTAAATTCAGCTTCAACACTTGAGAGTGCAACCACCTTTTGTTTCTTGCTCCTCCAAGTGACAAGATTTCCTCCAACGAAGGTAAAGTATCCAGCGGTTGATTTTCTATCATTTGGGTTGCCAGCCCAATCTGCATCGGTGAACCTATATACTTCTAAGTGACCATGTTTTTCGAACAAAATCTCATGCTCAGTTGTTCCTTTCAAATACCGGACTATCCTTAACACTGCCTCCCAATGATCCTCTTGTGGTGAATGCATGAATTGGCTGACTATTCCCACAACATATGCTATATCGGGCCGAGTGTGGGAAAGATAGATGAGCTTCCCTACCAACCGCTGATATCTGCCCCTGTCGATTAACTTTGCCCCTTCAATTATCTGCAACCCATGGTTTTGTACCATAGGAGTGTCCGCTGGTTTACAATCTATCATCCCAACTTCTGCAAGTAACTTATTGTTTCTTTACTTTGTCGTTCTATTGTTGCGGTGTTCGAATACATATTCGTCTCTGCGCGTGCGTGTGTGATAAAGAGATTCAGGATCGccggtgaagaagaagaatggtGGTGGAGAGATTGAAGACAAAGTTGAGTTTAAAGTGTTGGGGTTTGGAGCCCCTTGCACaacggaagacttgtacaaaacaaataaatcagacactaatctatttgaccgattatgcaattaatcaattcacatgttaaagaGATAATTGTATGCTAGAACGcatataattcatgcttagaaaatatgaatcctaaaacatgatttctacgatttagggttaccgatttgattctccaaagaatcgtcgattgctcgcgccttctccacgtgacgatCTTCATTACTAGACCATAGATCTTCCTCCCatccaaatctgaaattacaagtaatccgggtttccgttatttatattatttatttcccgcgcttaagatataaatgtccattaattaattaatatctgctatggacttaattaattaacatcttattaattccaagagtggacttagcaagaaacacttatttattattcatagagtgataAAACTCCAAGTGACCAGTTTtcacgaataataaaaccttgttcaagcttctcttgaggacattatcaagcGAGACTCatctcgcgcacgattcaacataatagcaatcctaacACCgttagatattaatcaccactacccaatatatcgggattattgggttgcgaaaaaacccgcaccatttgataagtcaaagtagtgcataatcaataccgtatgctcaatgctaacgtatgtagattaagaaatattccctctgtcccattaaaaatgaaacgttttccttttttggttgtcccattaaaaatgaaacgtttcctaaaatggaaacaactctatctctactttttcatctctcttactttactctctcttcatttactcacaaaacaacactacataaaatcttgtgccgattcccaaatgttgcattttaagtgggacggagggagtagttatttatcaagacctagtctttcagtagatagcataaagacatgtcttgctttgttagatccattcagtgctataccacaccaacgtcatcttatttcagtatggcttagaaataatcggactgacattgcaacctttcacgataggtagtctaagcctatctgggttgtgaaattcttctttttcttttgcaaaggattgcatagaaccgactgtgttaccttaaagtggacgacgcccacaaccagtctactaaacaaaagacttagactttgtttgcttcatatacatttaaatgtttataaaacatcttataaatgcacaagcaaacacaatgtaataatatactgattctattcgtgcgaaactgctcgaataatactgaatcgggttaaaagtggattatagagttttacgtatacaagcaagattctattcgagcgaaacttgctcgaaacatgcttttcggtataccaaacctaacataAAGAGCCAGAAGAAACTCATTCTTATTGCAAATGCAGAACTAAGCATACATATAGAtgtcatttttaggtcattgttagcttatttttaggtcattatAGTAAGggtgacctaaaatgatcaaCATGACCTcaaatctaaattttataatatgatctAAAACTGccttataaaataataactgATTTAGAATTACAAATTATCCAAGTGATGAACCCTCCCTGTGTAAATGAAGAAATTTGGGATTCGATCCTCACTGCCTTTGTTCccaaattaaaagtgaaatcaTTTCTAATAAACGGACAGagttagaaaagaaaagaaaataagtacCCTCAAAATCCTTAGCTAATattgataaaaacaaaaacgtataaaaatatgaaattttttattggattATCAATTAGTTGACTCAGGGGTGTTAAAAGACTGGCCAAAAAGGGCATTGTTTCCTCAAAGGCGAGAGACTTTGCGAAAGGATGTTGGACGCACTTTCAGTGAAATCTAAGCACGTTGGGATTACAACAGATCCAACATGTGCATGGTACTAAAAACACATCATTGAATATTATGTATTTAAGCTTTATCATGCGTAACAtgatagtaaaatatttatctatacatatataaaagacgagttttggccttctttttaaatatttataagttttgtcttattttagaatatttacaaattatgagatcaatctaaatatttatggaataaCTTATTCCTTCTAATGGCCTTTATATGCATAAATTatgacaaattattaaaataacgGCAGTACAATGTGTAACCGTCAGAATTGTAgtaggtactccctccgtcccataaaagatgttacaTTTGTGGGaagacacgggattttagaagattttgttttgtgtgttaaatggagagagaaaatataatttttatattcatgtgagagagaactttttcaaatatggaaatgtgacatcttttgtgcgacaaactaaaaaggaaagtgtgacatcttttgtgggacggagggagtactataattcaaacataatactattaattagctGTTAatgttagttcatatttatattttttcttaatgttagtttgttttatttttttgttagttttgttttaatttttccgtCAAGGATATAATAATCTCTTTTTCACAAATATAGAAATCACATAAGCTTCTAACTATcgataatattttgaatatacaACTTTACACATTTGTCGTCAACTTCGACACTCCATTGTTTTCACGCAAAGAAAAcactaaaacaacaaaatgacGAAATGAAGCAAAGAAGACGAATATCATAAACTATCACATTTGTTTTCGTGCATATGCATGAATCATTTATTTGAGAATTAAGGGGCAAAATAAGACTGAGAAGAGTAAATGAGATATTGGAgtttgtgttttattattattttttttctttattttgttattcttattattgACAATTAAGGTTGTTCAcatataagtttttttatgtcttacgaactattgttttattattccaatgtttatatatgtgtgttttttaattgttttgtaaatattttaatcaatttaatgTTGAtagcattttaatattgaagtATGTATTTGTAAGGATGATATTTTTCTTCGTTGTAGAGACCTAAAAGTGTCATACTTAACAAATACTATTTTCATATtggtttaatttaaaatttatttaattttattttatatctatagTTATTTAACATATTGTCACTTTATAAtaccatatttttttaattatttaatgatttatttttattttatttagtttatttacaAGGTTTAATTAttagaacaaaaatattatgtgtcgCGCTACGCGCGTGGGCTAACACTAGTGAGATAGAAAACACAACAATATGGGCAGTTGACGAAGCACAAATAGCTCGACAACCCTGGCAACAACTCATCCCTACGTGCCCTGGCTCAATTTTGATAATGTTAATGTTAGTGTGCTTCTGTTTGTGAAGAATGAATTCATGATCAATTCGAATAAAGTCTCATCGAAGAAACTTGAGCGTGCCCCATCAATGAATGAATAATTacgtaatttttaatttggatttataattttcgatatttgaattatataataattatgtattttaattattaatgaaaattttcggaatttttatgattttagttttggagtttagttattttactttcgaagatataattatttattaagagCCGACcatttatataaatagtaatgatactgaaaattgaaaactaaaaaaaaaaccaacaaattttaaaagtaaatttgGAAATAGTGTTTATAGTTTAACGTGTTTAGGGAAAGTAAATAgtgttttttctttaatttataaatataaatccCACAATTCCCAGATAAACATTCCATAAGACTAAAACCCTATACCTTTACAACCGCAGCTTCAGCGCCAACATTGCAACGACAACCCCGCCTTCTTCAATGGCGAAACGACACCGTTCGCAGGTTCACGACGGCGCAGCTGCAGGCACGGCGGAGCTCAACTCTGTATTCATAGACACCAGCCTCGGTACTCACATCGCCGTATCCGTATATGCAGCTCCGACACAGTTTCAGACTTAAAAAGTATATCGATTCTCTACCTCTATTTCCGTCGTTGTTTTTCACAATTTCTGTAATCAGTCagcaatttaatttatgctaATCGCTTTTCATGAATGTATCATATGTGCTATTGATCACGCAAACATTGTGTATATGAACTCGATTGCGGCATAATTTGTGTATGTAATCCTTTTTTGGCGAATACTAATCGCATAAGCATTGAATGTTGAGAAGTTTGTATTCTGTTGATTCCGCAAATTGAGCTCATAATTTGCTGAGATAATGTATGACACCGGCATTTGCTGACTGATTCTATAAACGCGCAGAGAAGGTGACTGTGGCTCATAAGCAATCCTTTCCGGAAATTGGTGAGATAGAGGTCCACTCTGTGAAGGTACATGCTTTATTTTAGAGGTCTGATGGTGGAGTTTCGCGTCTGATGATTTTCTGCTATTTATGTAGTTGGAACAGAGATCAAACTATTATCATCTGTCAGACGATATGCTTGTTTGGACTGCGTTTGGCGAGGTTAACAGAAATTGGTTTCTTTCGGTCACAGCTTCCATTGTCCCCAGACATCTCTCAGGAAGAAGCTCTATGAATGATATTGATGATGATTGCAACGGTATCATATCTGATAGGAACAAGAATGCAATTGTTCTTTTTACGTTGCCGGCATGTGCTGCTCAAAATAATGCTGTTCCGCAGACCACTGATTCTCACAGAAGTATCTATGCAGAGGAACATGGTATGGGAACCGAGTCTCCTGTGAAGAAGAAATGTAAAGTGAGGCACACAAAAGATGAAAGTCATAATTCTGGATTCGAAGGTGGCGACACCATGTTTTGTTCAAATGATAAAGATGTGAAGCCTAATATGTTCGACTCAATTGCTAAGGTCTCAGGTCCAAAGAATGACGAATATGATGATGAGGGGAGGCTTCTGTATGACAGAACTTACCTACCCAACATAGCAGAAAAAGGTAATTTTGGAAGCATTTTGGACTACCAGAACCTAAATGGTACTGATAGACCAAAAGAGGACAATAGGTTTGAGAGTGTGGTAAATGAACTGGACAATGAGGTTGTTTCCAATTTTGTACAAGGTTCTTCAGCTGGAATGAGGGGTGCCTCTTGTGAAGGTGGAGATGTCAACACAttgggggaaaaaaagaaaaggaaatttgAGAAAACAGCAGAAAACAATCATGATAGAAAATATATGGAGCAGTTTGGAAAAGGTGAAACGACCAAGCCCTCTACTCTTAAAATGGAAGGAGGAATGGGTTTGTCATTAGAGAATGATCATGAAGTTTTAATGCCATCAAACAACAAAGCTTCAGACCATGTTATTCCAGATTTATCACCGAAGGCAGAAATCCTTTTGCAGAATGCAGAAAAGAGTAGTTTTATTGATCAGAACTCCCATAAACGTTTAGATTCTGATGAGAGAAAAGAAGACAATGCATTACAGAGTAAAATAGATTATGAAGGCAAGGATGTTCCATCAATGCATTCAGGAGGTGTTAACACTAACATTTCAGATCCTTATGCTACAATAATGGATGCTGGAGTCGGAACAGGGGAGGTGAAATCGGAtgggaagaaaagaaagaaaaagaaagttcACAAAACTGCAGAAGTCCAGCATACAAGTGATGTGGCACATACTGAAATTGGTGAAATGAATAAGCCTCTTACAGAAACTACTAGGTTGGAAGAAAAGGGTGCATCTTTGGACCTTgataatgaaattataatgCCTGCTGATAACAAAGCTCCTGACCATGTTGGTCCGGATCTAGCATTGAAAGAGGCCAGTATTATTGGGGATGCAGATGCTGTAATGGAACCTGAAATCTCCAGTTGCGTTaagaagataaagaaaaaaaagagagcaAAGAATTCTGTCAGCACAAATATAGAGAATTCGGGCATTAAAGATATTCACAGTGGTACCGGAGGTTCTCTAGACTTGTCTTCTCTATCAGGGGACCATATCACCAAGGGAATCGGAAAGGATGAAAGCACTAGGCTTGATGAAGGAATGGATGTTGAGGTGAGACCGTTGGATGCTTCAAACCATGATGCTCAGAAGGTAGTATGGGatgtaaatataaaagaaGCAGATCTGGCACAGATGCAATCAGAGCGAATTTTGGAAGATGTGAGcgttagaaatgaaatgatgaGGGAAAAGACCAAAAGCTTTCAAGATGTTTGCCATGCAGCTTTGCCCACCACTGAAACAAATAATACCATGATTATGCGGGATGCAGATGCTGTAATGGAACCTGAAGTTTCCAGTCGCATTAAGAAGACGAAGAAAAAGAGGATTGGCAAGAATTCTGTCAGCACAAATATTGAGAATCCAGGCATCAACGATACTCAGAATGGCACCAGAGGTTCTTTGGACTTGTCTTCTCCATCAGGGGATCGTATCACCACGGGAATCAGAAAGGATGAAAGCACCTGGCTCAATGAACGAATGGATGTCGAGATGACACTGTTGGATGCTTCTAACAATGATGCTCAGGAAAAAGTATGGGATGTaaatagaaaagaagaagGGCGAATTTCGGAAGATTTGAGCGATAGAAATACAATGATGATGGAAAAGAGCAAAACGTTTCCAGATGTTTGCCATGCTGCTTTGCCCACTGCCGAAACAGAAAATACCATCATGAAGCCCAATCAAACGAACCAGGATGATGAGAATACTGAGAATAAATctagaaaaactaaaaagaaagggAAGAAGCAAAAGCACACTGCACCAGATGTCCAAGAAAATTTGCCAGTTGAGGATCAACAGGTTAGTGTTGAACCTTTAGCAACAAAAGAAACTTCATTTGGTTTTTCAAATTCTGAACTCGCGGCCAGAGATTTAGAGTCATCCCAAGTTTTGTCTCGTAAGAGCGAAGAAAAGTTAGATGAGAATTACGAGCTTGTCCTAAACACTGATGGTCTCAAAGAAAATACTGAAAAGGGCAGTGAAGGAATCAACTTCAAGCAATACTTTGTGGCTGACCAACTCCAGAATCAAGTCGATATCAGTAACAAGGTAAGAAAGGAAAACAAGTTGAAGAGTTCAAAAGCTAAAGATAATGAACTGGTGAAAACTTCTAGTCCTTCTGAGTTGTGTGAGATGCCTCGTCAGAAACCCAATGAATTTGTTGTTCCCTCATCCTCCCATAAGAAGAATCCATCTTTGGATAAATCAAGCTCGAAAAGGTCCGTGACATTGCACAACAATAAGGGAAATGAAAGGACGCTTTTGCGTTCACATGTTAAAAAAACGATGCCCATGAAGACTCCGAAGAAAAAGATTTTGTTGGCAAAGTCGGGAACAATTTTTCATAATGATAGTGGTGAAAGTTCTGGGGATGAAAATGGAACCTTGTTTTCAGATGATCGCACCCTCACTTCATCGGATAGTTCATCCATGTCAGGTGATGACTCGGAAGGGGAAAGTGAAGTGAGCCAGATTTCTACTCACAAAGGTATGCTTCATATAAcactaaaattgaatataatgtTTGATGTTAGGAAAACTTCCTTTCATGTGtatctcatttattttgtaatttctatATCTTCACTAGGGCCCATGGGGCAGCAGGACTAGCACCTAGACGACTGCTGTTTAAGAACTAGCCCTGttaatttaatgtatattttcGTTATTTAGTCTTTAGACAGTATCAATCAGTACTAATGTTGTCAAGATCAAACTATATTACTTACAAGAAACCGATATATCTATTGTACAATTctactaaaatttgaaaaatagaaaaaatcaagtaaaatttaaaatcctgCCTAGGCCCTGCTTTACTTTTATAAGTTGGTATGTGTTTGTATTAGATGCAGTTATGATTTTCTGATACACTTACTTTTCCTTGAAGTTTAGGAATTTACTGGCTacattttttctcttgttttattcattttacaAGTAAACAAACGACAACAACTACATTTTATTTCCACACACCGGCGTTGAGATTTGAGCTATGATACAGTATGAACTTAGCATGTTTAGGTgatgtgatttttatttcacattGTGATAAGAAATGTCTTCATATAGGTTTTAGAGGTGCGGGAATTGGTATAGTTTGTTTGTATGTTATCCGATGACTGCCTATTTATTGGTGTTGTCTTGGCCTCTATGcttaacatttttataaatgctGTAATTACAGGATCCAGTGCTGCAAAAGGAAAAACTTTGGCTATGTTAGAAGAGTAAGTTCGTTATCTGCTTTTTGATCCTTGAGGTTTCTCTAATGATTTTAGGCTCTATAAAGCATGAAATgcctatattttatttcttttgctCATTCTTTATATAGTCCATGCACAATCCTATATTATTCCAGATGTTTACTTCAGTTATAGTTTGGAATtggatgaataaaaattaagatactTTGATGGACTGAGCAAATTTGAGCTTGTCTTTCAGATACCCAATCCTGTAAGCAATATCCATCCCCTAAAAATGGAGACTTGGAGACatcatgagttttaatgcgaaattagtaaagtaagagagagaaagagaaagagaaaaagtagttgaattgATGTTAGTAGatagtaggacccacatcatTGTTAGCGTCTAATTATGGTGGACGGACCAAACTGGCAAAAGGGGATTTGCTcattttttagggacggagtgataattataaatctaatCCATAAACTGCCCCCGAGTGCTAGTACGAACTGCGGAATAGGTTATATCCAACTTGATGAGGTGCAACTCGAAGCCTCGAATCACCCATATTATAAAGTCATGCATTGGGCTCCCAAATCTTCATTTGCTTGTGCAGCATATAAGCTTGTGATAGGTGTAGTATTGCATTGCTACTGTGATTAGGATTTGATTGACTGTTAACATGTTGCAACAGGGAGAATGTGACGATGGATGTGATCCTAAGAAGCTCGAAGCGGTTCAAGAAGGCGAAGGAGATCGCCACCCAGATCGAAGAATCCCAGTCCATCGATTTGGTTCCTGATAGTCAGCCCGTTTAACCTTGTTGCCGGAATcgatgtaaaaaaaaattgagtgcAAGggaaatactaatattttcactACCGAGGAAGATGCCGTAGACTTTATTCATACCTGGGAAGGATTAGCTTCGCAATTTTGGGGTTTTTAGCGAGGGAAATGTCCgttttgtgttttctttaGTATGTATTGTATCACAATTGATATcgttttagttttctttttgttgagTTGGTGcgtatatgtataaaaattgGTGATGTGGATGAATGAAGGATATGTATGTTAATGTGGCAAGGTAAACAGGTAATAAATGGCACCATTTCGTGAAACTTGAAATGGGCAACAGAAATTTCTTAGCGAAAACTCTCCCTTTCTTCAGCTCCCAAACTTCCCTCTCATAAACCACAACAACAAACTCCCGCCAACTTCCATTTGCATATTTTTCACAACTGCCTCACTCTTCCTTTTACCTTTATCCATTTCATGCCAAAAGGCGGAGAAACACAATTTTGATGATGTCCGCACTGTCTCCGTTTTCAGAAGCCCTCACTGTGGGGCCGCAATTTTGGGATCGGGTCAGGTTCCATTTCCTGACCTGGAAAATGCTGACTTCTTAATCAGGGATTTGTTTGGTAGAGCTGAAGCGCTTCTATACACAGTTGCTGATGCTGTCACTACAACCAAGCAGAATAGTGATTGGCTTTCTGGATTTACGAATGCCATGGAAGTTGTTCTGAAGGTTTGTTATGAATATTGTTATTCATTGAAGAGGTTTGTTGGAATCATGAAGATTGGGACTGGTGAATTATTGTGAATTGtcagagataaaaaaaaaaaaaaaaaaaaaaataaaaaaaaaagtttggattttgatggattatgaatgaattatttcttgttttattcaaGTTGTTTGCATTTGTTCTTTGTTTCTGTTAACTTGCAAGAGCAGAATTAGATTCATTGAAAGCATTGATAGTTGAGCTCGGAAATCTCAACAGAAACACTATAATCTGAATTACAAAAGGTTATCTGTTAGTTCGGATAGAAAAGCATGAAGATTCACACAAACTAAACTATATGTTGAAATCTGAACTTGGCAATTAGTTATCTTAGTTGTTGTCTCAAGCTGAGACATATTTCATGTTTGAAACATGGTAGTTGTGTAACAAATGTTTCAGcttgattatatttatttctacaatgatataagtttataaacctttttcctcttttcagATTCTTAAAGATGGGCTTTCCACTCTGCATATATCATTTTACTGACGGTGCTTGTTAATTTTCCTTTACAAAGAAACAGGTTATTTTGCCTTTGTCACTATTAGTTCTCCCAAACGTTCTTATTCCAAGAGCAACttagtatatatagagttggaTTCTTTTCAGTCTTATTTAAATAGTACCCTTTTTACATTTGCTCTGATGTTAATTTAACTGTGTTTGCAGGAAAGGATTCAACTCGAAACAGCTCGGCTGTACAAACTAGCTggtataaataataaatgcatTGGCAGGTTGTGAAATCCCTCCTGTTAATTGTTAGAAGAacacaaaagtaaaaatggagaagaataatattaaattattaattgttgtAACAGTGGAGTAATTTAATGTTAGTATAAACTCATTTTTCCTGTGATTCTATTTGTTATAGGATGTTATTCCCATATGGATTGGAGTTTATAGAGCTCTTTCTAATGCAGCCGATGAGGTAAACTCCACCATCACCTTGGGGAAGTTGTTACTCAATACATCTCTCTACAGATCATGCAACCTCCACAGGTCTTCTCA
The genomic region above belongs to Salvia hispanica cultivar TCC Black 2014 chromosome 3, UniMelb_Shisp_WGS_1.0, whole genome shotgun sequence and contains:
- the LOC125213581 gene encoding uncharacterized protein LOC125213581, which translates into the protein MLVWTAFGEVNRNWFLSVTASIVPRHLSGRSSMNDIDDDCNGIISDRNKNAIVLFTLPACAAQNNAVPQTTDSHRSIYAEEHGMGTESPVKKKCKVRHTKDESHNSGFEGGDTMFCSNDKDVKPNMFDSIAKVSGPKNDEYDDEGRLLYDRTYLPNIAEKGSSAGMRGASCEGGDVNTLGEKKKRKFEKTAENNHDRKYMEQFGKGETTKPSTLKMEGGMGLSLENDHEVLMPSNNKASDHVIPDLSPKAEILLQNAEKSSFIDQNSHKRLDSDERKEDNALQSKIDYEGKDVPSMHSGGVNTNISDPYATIMDAGVGTGEVKSDGKKRKKKKVHKTAEVQHTSDVAHTEIGEMNKPLTETTRLEEKGASLDLDNEIIMPADNKAPDHVGPDLALKEASIIGDADAVMEPEISSCVKKIKKKKRAKNSVSTNIENSGIKDIHSGTGGSLDLSSLSGDHITKGIGKDESTRLDEGMDVEVRPLDASNHDAQKVVWDVNIKEADLAQMQSERILEDVSVRNEMMREKTKSFQDVCHAALPTTETNNTMIMRDADAVMEPEVSSRIKKTKKKRIGKNSVSTNIENPGINDTQNGTRGSLDLSSPSGDRITTGIRKDESTWLNERMDVEMTLLDASNNDAQEKVWDVNRKEEGRISEDLSDRNTMMMEKSKTFPDVCHAALPTAETENTIMKPNQTNQDDENTENKSRKTKKKGKKQKHTAPDVQENLPVEDQQVSVEPLATKETSFGFSNSELAARDLESSQVLSRKSEEKLDENYELVLNTDGLKENTEKGSEGINFKQYFVADQLQNQVDISNKVRKENKLKSSKAKDNELVKTSSPSELCEMPRQKPNEFVVPSSSHKKNPSLDKSSSKRSVTLHNNKGNERTLLRSHVKKTMPMKTPKKKILLAKSGTIFHNDSGESSGDENGTLFSDDRTLTSSDSSSMSGDDSEGESEVSQISTHKGSSAAKGKTLAMLEEENVTMDVILRSSKRFKKAKEIATQIEESQSIDLVPDSQPV